Part of the Halopenitus persicus genome is shown below.
AGGCGTGCCGCGAGGTGGCCGGACAGGCGACCGTAGAGGCTCTCGGCGGATCGTTCGTGGAAATCCTCACCACACCGGCAACTCCCGTGGTTTTGACTCTACTGTTCCTACCGTTCTTCGGCCTCGTGAAGGTCTACATCGACGAGCTGGAGAAAGTTGAGAACGAGGAACAGTCGTCGTCTACTGATTCCGTCCGCCGCGAGTACGTGAGCGGAGAGATCGGCGACGTCGAGTTGGAGCAGCGTCTGGAGGACGTCGTCGACGTGCCGATGGACGAGGGCCTCGGCGCGACCGTGCAGGACGAGTTGGATGCGCTCGATGACGGTGACGAGGGGGCCGCCGAGTGCGACTGGTGCGGCCGGACGCTTCGACGCGACGAGCTGGTTGACCACCCGATGATCTCGGGGCTGGTCTGTGACGAGTGCCCGTCGTTCTCCGGCGAAGAAGAACGCGTGGCGGTCTTCGGCGACCGGATGTACGTCGAGGGTGAGGGCGGGGGTGTCGAGACCTACGAGTTCGACTCGCGCACCAGCGCGGGGGATGACTCGTGATCCGACGTATGCTCCGCCGCCTCGACGTTGCTATCGCTGACCGGGTGTTGCCGTGGCGAGGTTCGGATGTCGATCTGTACCCGGTTGGCGCCCGCGTCGTCAGCAGTAGTGGAGAGGAGTACGAGATCAGGTCACGAGCGTACGACTTCGACGAGGGCAAGGTCTGGTACCTGATGGAAGGCGGGGACGGAGACTATGAGCGGGCCATCCACGCCTCCGTCGAGACCAAGACCGTGATCATTCCCGGAGAAACCGACTCGCGCACCAGCGCGGGTGATGGCCGTGAGTGACGAGATGATTGCGGCAGGCGTCGCCGCCGGTGAGGTCTGCAGTCGGTGCGAGGACTGGAACGAACCCGTCCACGAGTACGAGACGTACCAAGACGGCGTTCGGCTACAACTCTGCGATGACTGCGCCTTCGAGGCGTTCACGGAGGGCTCCATCAAAGCGGGCTTCGCCGATCAATCGGAGTCGAGTCCCAGCCTCTCGCCTGACGGGCGGAAGCGGCTCACGTGGGAGGACGGGGAGGAGTGGGTAGTCGTGCATCACCACGACGAGTACGAGTACCGCGATGGGGTGCAGTATCACAGCGTCACCGTCCGTTATTGCGGCACGATGTTGGAGCTGACTGCTGATGGGGCCGCGACGCCGCGCCCGAGTGGGATGAGTGGGACGGGGGCGTTCCCCGTGCCCCGTAACCGCATCGCGGACACCGTTGACTACATCGTACCCTCGCATGCGGAGTTGGTGGTCATCTATCGCTGCGAGGCCGAGATCCCGGAACTGGATGAGCTTGCAACCGAGGTAAACCGCGACTCGCGTACCAGCGCGGGTGATGACCGTGAGTGAGCAGACGCAACTGACCGAGTTCGCCGAAGAGGCGCGCGAGCAGGATGCTGCCTCGGTGGAGGAGATTCGCGAACGGTACGCCGAGGGCGAGATCGGCGACCGCGAACTCGAGGAGCAACTGGAGCGGGCAGTCGGGGAACCTGATGTTGACGGCGGAGAGGACGATGAAGGCGACGTTCCGGTGGTGATGTTCGCTCTGGCGTTCGTTATGCTGTTGATGGTGGGTGTTGTGGTGACCTTCGGAGTTCCTCTCGCACTGGCGACGTTCACCAGCCTGTCATTCCCTGTGAGTTGGGGGTTGTGGATAGGGGCTGTGGTTGCCTTCCTTCTGGATTGATTGCCGGTAGATGGCGTAGGGGGCTACTCCTCGCCGTCGATGAGTTCGAGGGCGTGGCGTGCGGATTCTTGAGCGGATTCGATCTCGTCGAGGGCTTCGTCGTCCACCTCGTCGAGACTTTCTGCTTTCTCGTGGGTCTTGCCCAATCCCGAGCTGGCCATCGCGAGTTTGGACTTGACTTCATCGAGTTCGTCCATACTGATACTGGCGTGCGTGCTTGGGGATAAACGCCGGCGTGCGTGGCAGCGTTTTTGAGCCAGCGCGTGCGAGACGCGTGTGCCGCCGTCAGGTACGGCGGTGGGCTTAGGTGGAGTTCCCGCCCGCAGCGCGCGGGCGGGCGTCATCCACGTGGTTCTGGAGGAACCCCGTCCGCCGTCGCGTTCGGCGGGCGGGCTACGCTCCCGTCTTACTGCCCCTGACTATCCATAACCACGGTGACAGAAACGAAGTGCCGCGAGCGCGTACCCACGTGTATGATGGAGGACATCGAGGACGTCGACGTCGAGACGGAGCCGCTGTCCTTACCCGACCGCGACGAGGAGGCGCTACGCCGCGAGAAACGCGAGGAACTGGCCGACCTCCCTGAAGAGGATCTGCGGGCGGAACTCGCCCGTCAAGAAGAGGAGGAGCAGGAGTGGCGTGACAGGTTCGACGTCGACGGCCCGGACGAGTTGGAGGAAACCATCAGCGGGGAGATGGACGCGGACGAGCGGCGGCGGAGAAGGCGTATCGCGTACTACTGGAAGCAGAACAGGCACGTGCGTGGGATGATCGAGGAGGTACTCGATGGGTGACGCGCACGTGGAGGTACCCGAGGATGGGGAGCCGCGTATCGCGGGCAGGCGTCTATCCGTACTGAGCGTCGTACTGACGGTTGGCGGTACCGACGTGACCATCGAGGAGTACGCCGAGGAGCACGAACTGGACGTGAGCGAGGTGACGGCGGCGTTGGCGTGGGCGGCCACGCGCGAGGAGTGGATGGCCAGTCTGATCGAGGAGCGTGCGATGGCGATGGAGCAGGCGATGGACGACCGTGACTACCCCGTCACCGTGGACGCGCCGCCGGGGCTTGACGCTGGGGACGTGGCTGACTATCGCAGGCGGGCGATGGAGGCGCTCTCCACCGTGGTGAGCGACTGGCGGCAATACGGAGACACGCGGTGGGGCGACCGCGAGAAGTAGGAGTCCCGGGCAGCATCGTCCCGTGCCGCCCCGCGCCCCGAGGTGGCCTCCCTTCCACCCACGTGATTCTCGGGGAGACACGGACTTGAATGCCGGCGAGGTAGGCTGCGAGAATCAGTCGTCGAACTCGTCGGCGGGTAGGTAGTCGCGCGCGGCCTCGGGTCTGTCATACAGGTGCGGCGCGACGGTCATCAGCACGCCGTGTTCCACGAGACGCTTCACACGGTCACGGACGTGCTGTTCGTTCTTGTCGATCACGCGGGCGATCAGGGTGGTGGTGGCGCGACCGTGCGCGTCGATCTCGTCGAGGATGGCTTCGTCGGTGGGGCTGAGATGGATGTCGGTTTGGGTTGCCGTCATCGTAGGTGATTGTACGGCCTCCCTTGACTTAAACACCTTGTCTGGCAAGCCCTGCTGAACTACCCTTGTTGAGCAAGGGGTTTATCACTCCCCCTTGCCTACTGGGCAGTGAGAAGAACACGACGCGCCCCACGGAGGTGACGAAGCCAACCACAAGTGATCCAAAATGAGCGAAACCCAACACACCTCGACTGAACCAACTGAGAAGAAAATCGAACGCGACGTCCGACACGCTCGGAGTCGGATGATTGCAACCGTTCAGACCCTGCTCGCCGACGAGTACGAGTTCGACATCGTCACCCCCGACGACACTCACCTACACGCGACGATGGAGCGGGCGGTTGCGCCGGGTACGTCCGACATCACCGTGCTACGGGCGCAAGAGGTACACGACCGCCGCATCGCCGCGATACTGTGGGCGTGGAAATACTCCGACGACACCGCGCTCCTCAAGGCTGACTTTGGGGGGAACAGCGAGGTGATGTACGTCACCGCCGACGCTGATCTCATCACCACTGCTCTCGGCCATCTCGTCGTGACGAACGATGAGTGGGGGGTGGAGTACGATGCAGACGGTGACCTTCCCAACCAGTAACCCGTTTGGAGCGACCGGGGTTCGACTCCTCGGACGGGCTTCGTTGCACGGTGGAGATGACGCCGCCACGAAAACCAACACACGATCCACAATGAACGCCGAAATCTCCGCCATCGACTACGATCTGACCGCCCTGACAACTGACCGCGACCGCGCCAACGGCGTGAAGTACCTCAGCCTCATCGAGGACGAGGCCCGCGTCACCCACATCGCCGACGACTACGACGTGCGCGTCGATGACCTACAGCGCATCGTCTTCGCGCTCGGTGCGACGCTTGACCACGACATTCTCGACGATGACGACGTGATCTACACTGACGGCGGCTACTCGGTCATCGTGGCCGTCGAGCACCGTCACCTCGTCGAGGAGACCATCAGCCGCGAGATCAGCGACGAGGACGCGCTGGACGCGGAGCGCGAGATGGCCGAGCAGTACGACGTTGACCCCGATTCCGTGGAGGACGAGAAGGCCATCGCGCACTACCGTGACCAGCTCGCGCTGGCCGTACTCAAGGCGATGCGGGCCGCCGACGGGAGCGGTCACACGTACCCCGCCGGCTACCCGCTCGTCGTCCTCGCCGAGGAGTAGAGCGAGCGCCCTCGAACCAGCCGTCCGCGTGAACGTCCTGACTCGCATCGTAGCGGGACGCGGGCCTCGACGACGCAGGATGCACGGAGGTGATTCAGACGCGACAGACTGCAAGACAGCCACCACGAGAACACGAGAACGATGAACGACAACGAGAACGACTTCGAGAACGAGCACAGTATCCGAGCAATCTGGACGGACGGCGAGGGCCGCGTCGAAGACCACCGCATCCGTCCGCAAGAGGTGAGCGAGGACAAGTTGGAGATGAGCCTGCTGATGCGACTTGGCGGGCCGCGAGGACGGTTCTACCTGCACGCCGAGGTGACGTTCGCCGACGATGAAGACGAGGGAGGCCACCACATCGAGATCCGGCGTCGTGCCGGTGACGTGGTTGACGAGTTCACTATTGGGTGGACGACCGCTGACCCCGACGACGCGACGGGCGCGACGCAGGCCATCTACGAGACCTACCTTCACGCCGCCGACGACTGGTACGCCTTCGCTGTCGGCGCCGAACAGGCCGAAGACGAGACCGAGGGTGAACCGATCTGTACGACGTTCACTCCCGCGACGGACGCAGGCGACTTCGGCTACATCTGCCCGTCCTGCGAGAAGACGAATCCGCTCAAGGGAGACCCGCTAGAGTTCGCGGACGTTCCCTTCGACTGTACCGGATGTGGGCACGTCGCGTTCCTCGACGGTGAGGCCCTCACCGCGTTCGCCGCAGAGCTGGCCGAGATGGAGGACGGCACTCCGGCGGAGATGCAGGCCGCGTGCCGCATCCACGAGGCGCTCCACGACGACGTGGAAGCGGACACCGCCGTCGAACAGTCCGTGCAGGACGTTGAGGACGAAGTGGACGTACCGGCGGATATGCTGGTGACGACGCGCGCCCACGAGGACATCTGGATGCTCTCGTGGGGAGAGATGGATGTCGAGGTGACCGTCGCCGAGGACGGGGCCTTGTGGCAGATTGAGGTCACGGAGCGCGGCGAAGTCGTGGCGAAGGCGACGCACAACGACGAGGAGTTCCCGACCGCCGAGGAGGCGGGTGGTCAGAATGAGTGAGCAGGCGTCCCTCGACTCCTTCGTGGGAGACGGTGAGACCGAGGAGGAGACCTCCGACGAGGACACCGACAATACCTCCGGGGCGACGCTGATGACGCCGGAGGAGGCCGTGGAACAGGGCCATCTGGACGTTGAGCGTGCCTTGGAACGTGGAAGCGTTAGCGAGGAGTGGGCCATCGAGAACGGACACATCGAGCCCGCCGAAGAGCGTGATCCCGAGGAACTCGACTGGGAGGACTACCGCGAACACGTCAAGGATGACCCGAAGGCCTACTGCCTCGAGCACCTTGACGGATGGACGTACGGGGAAGTCGTGCAAGCCGTCAGCGACCGGGCCAGCAACCTCACCGAGTTGAACGGTATCCTCATAATTCCGAAGCAGGATCTGATCGACAGGGTGGACTCCCTCACCTGCTCCAAGGCAACCGAGATCCACCAGCGTTTCCTGTGGGACATCGACGAGGACACCGGGATGGTGTCCGTGTTGGGGCGCGAGAAGTGTCATACGAAGGAACGTTGGAGGCTGAAGGAACACCAAGCGAAACGCCTCCTGTACCACTTCGGTTCGATGGAGCGGATCGCCGAGGCCTCCAAGGAGGAACTCGAAGAGGTTCCCGGTGTCGGCCCCGCGACCGCCGAACGGATCGTCGAGGACGACGTGGAGTACAACTAACCTACGGGGTGGCGTCCACTTCTGCGGTGGATTGACCCCGCCGCGTCCGCTGTTTCTCTAACCCCTTCGGACAGTGCGCTTATCCGATCGCTTCCGCTGAATAGCGGGTGCAACGTGACGCAGAACGACGAGAAGGTACTGAACGGATTCGTCGACGATCGAACGCTCCAGACGACGCTCGCCGACATCGAGGAGCGCGTGGATGACGCCTTCGGGGATACGTCGAAGCATGGCCCTGATGACGGGGACTTCCACGTCGCTGACTTTGTTTGGAGTGGTGAACTCTACCCCGACGGCACGATCACCGTCAACCCCGAGCAGGACGACGGAGTCGTCGATCTGGACGTGTACCTACGCGAGGACAGCGCGATAGTGTCCGCCCTGTACTCCCGTGGGTACCGCGGGTCTTGCGTGTACGTCGGTAGACGGGGTGCTGTCCTCGATGCTGTGCGCGAAGTCGCAACGTGGGAGGAGACAGCCGAGGTAGGAGGCGACATACTGAATCGTCATCTGGACTGAGCCCGTTCACTATCCTGCTGAGGCCGTTTGCGTCTGTACCTTTATCCGCGGCTGGTTCAATCCCGATAAGAGTGCAGTGACCGAGAACCTGCACGACAACGACGACGCGAACGACAACCAGCAGTACTGCAACATCGACGCCATCGAGTCCGAAGCCCTCCGCGACGTTGCCCGCCGGTGGCGCGACGCGGGACTCGAACTCGAGTCGGGCAACACGCTCGGCGGTGACTACGTCAGCCACCTCCACAGCCGTGCGAAGGTCTACGTCACGCACGGCCAGTACGCCGTCACCGCCCCGGATGGTGAGCATCGGTTCGATTCGGCGAGGGACGCGGCGCAGTACGCATTCGGGATCACGGAGGAGGTCAAGCGCGTGACCCGCTACGCTTACTTCCCTGTCGAGATACAGCACCTCCTTGACGAGCTCGCCGAGGAGGGCTTCGAGATCATCTACGGCGACGTTGAGAGTGAGGGAGGCGGCATCGCATTCGCCGCCGAACGCGGTGAGACCAGCATCTACGTGGCGGACTGGACGCATTCGTGGGCGATGACTTGCCGTGGCCCCGACCGCCCCTCCTACGACAACACGTGGGAGCACCCGAGTCGCGTCCGTGGCGAGGTCTGGGGTTGGCTTGAGGAATTCGGGGATTAGCCCACGCGCGGGCTGGCCGCGCGGCCCGCGGGGAAGTTCCGTTTTTCCGGCCCTATATCCGGGTCACACACCGAGGATCTAGTAGATGATCGAACAGCCAAGCATCGACGACGAGACCATGACCAGCCTGCACGCGCGGGACGCGGTGACGGACGCCGTACTGTGGTTCGACGGCTACCGCGACTCGACGCGTGCCGCCGAGGAGTTGGAGAACATCGCCGACCGCATCCGGGGTGGGGGAGCACCCGCCGCCTCGGAGGCCTCTACTGCTCTCGCCGCGAACGTCCTTTCGACCGTTCGACTGGCGGAGCAAGAGGGTGCGGACGCCGAGGAGATCGCCGACGTACTCGAGCGTCTGGCGGAGACGCTTGACGAGGCCGGTTGGGGTGGCGTTCGGGCCGTCGCGGCCCTGCAGTAACGCGGTTCTTCTTGTCACTTCGAGAAGGGGTTTATCCGGGGCAGAGGCGTAGATATGACTGTAGAGTGACAGTTAATCGACCGCTGATCCTCTGGACGAACAGAGGGTACGAAATCGTTTGCAGCGACTGCCATTCCGGCGAAGACGTGTCTCTGACGCCTTCTGTCGCCGCTAAACAGCTCGAAGACGCGCAGCGTGACCGCGATGCGGCCAGCGCGTGTGCGTACTGCGGCCAGCCCTTCCCATCCGGGAGTGATGCGCCGTGAGTCTCGACGAGATCGCCGACATGTGGTTTGGCGAGAAACAGTTGCTCTGCCCCGAATGCGCCCGAATCGTCGAGGAATCGCATCTGCAGACTCTGGACGGCGAACTCGTCGCCGTCTGCCGGGACTGCTGCCCCGACTGCGGGGGTGATGCTCCATGAGTGCCAGTGACCGCATCAAGGACAGGATGGGCGCCGGCACCCGTGAGGATGGGATGTACCACCCCGACGACGGCGAGGCCGTCGATCCCGAACTCGTCGAAGACCCGGACACGCTGAACGACAGCTCCAAGTCCGGCCTCGTCGGCACCGTGATGTCGTACAAGTGGGTGGCACTCGGCTGGGGAATCCTCCTCGCCGCCGTCCTCGGCTACCTGACGTGGGTTGGCAGCACGTTCTTCATCTCGTTCGTCACCAACCCGCTCGTCATCGCGGCGGCGGTCATCGCCGCCTACACGGCCTTCGTGGGTGTGATGGTTTGGAACCGCGCCCGTCGGAAGCTCCGACACACGGACACCTACGTGCAGCACTCACCGCTGCCGAACAAGCCGATGCGGCGGTTCCACGGCGAGTACGTCACCTCGAAGCAGGGCAACTCCGTGTTCATCCCCTACAAGGGGACGAGGTGGTTCGGTCTCAAGTGGGAGGCGTACCGCCGCGCTGACTTCGGCTTCGAGGAGCGACCGGACGAGCCGGTGAAGATTCTCGTCCGGCGGCAGGCGTCCGTGCGGCGCACCGAGACGGGCACGTACATCTCCCACATCTCCCCCGAATTCGAGCTGTCTCGCGGT
Proteins encoded:
- a CDS encoding SHOCT domain-containing protein encodes the protein MSEQTQLTEFAEEAREQDAASVEEIRERYAEGEIGDRELEEQLERAVGEPDVDGGEDDEGDVPVVMFALAFVMLLMVGVVVTFGVPLALATFTSLSFPVSWGLWIGAVVAFLLD
- a CDS encoding helix-hairpin-helix domain-containing protein, which produces MSEQASLDSFVGDGETEEETSDEDTDNTSGATLMTPEEAVEQGHLDVERALERGSVSEEWAIENGHIEPAEERDPEELDWEDYREHVKDDPKAYCLEHLDGWTYGEVVQAVSDRASNLTELNGILIIPKQDLIDRVDSLTCSKATEIHQRFLWDIDEDTGMVSVLGREKCHTKERWRLKEHQAKRLLYHFGSMERIAEASKEELEEVPGVGPATAERIVEDDVEYN
- a CDS encoding DUF433 domain-containing protein → MGDAHVEVPEDGEPRIAGRRLSVLSVVLTVGGTDVTIEEYAEEHELDVSEVTAALAWAATREEWMASLIEERAMAMEQAMDDRDYPVTVDAPPGLDAGDVADYRRRAMEALSTVVSDWRQYGDTRWGDREK
- a CDS encoding DUF7342 family protein, whose amino-acid sequence is MEDIEDVDVETEPLSLPDRDEEALRREKREELADLPEEDLRAELARQEEEEQEWRDRFDVDGPDELEETISGEMDADERRRRRRIAYYWKQNRHVRGMIEEVLDG
- a CDS encoding winged helix-turn-helix domain-containing protein, whose translation is MTATQTDIHLSPTDEAILDEIDAHGRATTTLIARVIDKNEQHVRDRVKRLVEHGVLMTVAPHLYDRPEAARDYLPADEFDD